The following proteins are co-located in the Shouchella hunanensis genome:
- the rplK gene encoding 50S ribosomal protein L11, which translates to MAKKVIKMVKLQIPAGKANPAPPVGPALGQAGVNIMGFCKEFNARTADQAGLIIPVEITVFEDRSFTFITKTPPAAVLLKKAAGIESGSGEPNRNKVATVKRDKVKEIAETKMPDLNAASVEAAMRMVEGTARSMGIVIED; encoded by the coding sequence GTGGCTAAAAAGGTAATTAAAATGGTTAAGCTACAAATCCCTGCAGGTAAAGCCAATCCGGCACCACCAGTTGGACCAGCACTAGGTCAAGCAGGTGTAAATATCATGGGATTCTGTAAAGAATTTAATGCTCGTACAGCAGACCAAGCAGGTCTTATCATTCCAGTAGAAATTACTGTATTTGAAGACCGTTCTTTTACATTTATCACAAAAACGCCACCAGCTGCAGTTCTTTTAAAGAAAGCAGCAGGAATCGAATCAGGTTCTGGTGAGCCAAACCGTAACAAAGTTGCGACGGTAAAACGCGATAAAGTAAAAGAAATCGCTGAAACAAAAATGCCTGATTTAAATGCGGCTTCTGTTGAAGCGGCTATGCGCATGGTTGAGGGTACTGCCCGCAGCATGGGTATTGTGATTGAAGACTAA
- a CDS encoding NYN domain-containing protein — MNILLVDGYNMIGAWPVLQRLKEKDLGQARDKLVDMLAEYAAYTGFNVKVIFDAHMVSGIGKAYHTHRVDVLYTKNKETADERIEKLARELKRIDRTIYVATSDMAEQSVIFGSGALRKSANELLMETELASKRIDKMVQKTKLVQESSKISLSEEVAEIFEKWRRGDK, encoded by the coding sequence ATGAACATTCTGCTCGTTGATGGCTACAACATGATCGGTGCGTGGCCCGTATTGCAACGTCTTAAAGAAAAGGACTTAGGGCAAGCAAGGGACAAGCTTGTTGATATGCTCGCTGAATATGCAGCTTATACTGGCTTTAACGTGAAAGTCATCTTTGATGCACACATGGTGTCTGGTATTGGGAAGGCTTATCATACCCATAGAGTGGATGTACTATATACAAAGAATAAAGAAACGGCAGACGAACGGATTGAAAAGCTAGCGCGGGAATTAAAAAGAATCGACCGGACGATTTATGTAGCTACTTCTGACATGGCGGAGCAGTCTGTTATTTTCGGTAGTGGGGCGTTGCGCAAATCAGCAAATGAACTTTTGATGGAAACAGAACTTGCATCAAAAAGAATCGACAAGATGGTACAAAAGACAAAATTAGTGCAGGAATCGTCGAAAATTAGCTTATCAGAGGAAGTTGCTGAAATTTTTGAAAAATGGCGTCGAGGAGACAAATAA
- the rplL gene encoding 50S ribosomal protein L7/L12, whose protein sequence is MSKDQIIEAIKEMTVLELNDLVKAIEEEFGVTAAAPVAVAAGGGEAAAEQTEFDVVLESAGSSKIGVIKVVREITGLGLKEAKALVDGAPAPIKEGVSKEDAEEMKGKLEEAGASVEVK, encoded by the coding sequence ATGAGTAAAGATCAAATCATTGAAGCGATCAAAGAAATGACAGTTCTTGAGCTAAATGACCTTGTAAAAGCAATCGAAGAGGAGTTTGGTGTAACAGCAGCAGCTCCAGTAGCAGTAGCAGCAGGTGGCGGAGAAGCAGCAGCTGAGCAAACTGAATTTGATGTAGTTCTAGAATCTGCTGGTTCATCTAAAATCGGCGTAATTAAAGTGGTTCGTGAAATCACTGGTCTTGGACTTAAAGAAGCGAAAGCACTAGTTGATGGTGCTCCAGCTCCAATCAAAGAAGGCGTTTCTAAAGAAGACGCTGAAGAAATGAAAGGCAAGCTTGAAGAAGCTGGCGCTAGCGTAGAAGTTAAGTAA
- the sigH gene encoding RNA polymerase sporulation sigma factor SigH, whose translation MGAGLVEEVTVRFQENPFVNWEDDSLINEVRTGNTLALEHLIGKYRNFVRAKARSYFLIGADHEDIVQEGMIGLYKAVRDFNGDKLSSFKAFAELCITRQIITAIKTATRQKHIPLNSYVSLDKPLYDEESDRTLMDVICGNRITDPEALLINREEFSFIEGKMSEILSELERQVLMLYLDGRTYQEISVDLKRHVKSIDNALQRVKRKLERYVELKSVML comes from the coding sequence TTGGGTGCAGGTCTAGTAGAAGAAGTCACAGTAAGGTTTCAAGAAAATCCATTTGTCAACTGGGAAGACGATTCGCTCATTAACGAAGTTCGAACAGGCAATACACTTGCATTAGAGCATTTAATTGGAAAATACCGTAATTTTGTGAGGGCGAAAGCGCGATCTTATTTTCTAATTGGTGCAGATCATGAAGACATTGTTCAAGAAGGAATGATTGGGCTTTATAAAGCAGTGAGAGATTTTAATGGGGACAAGCTATCTTCGTTCAAGGCTTTTGCTGAGCTATGTATCACTAGACAAATTATCACGGCGATTAAAACAGCAACAAGACAGAAACACATTCCACTTAATTCTTACGTTTCATTGGACAAGCCGTTATATGACGAAGAGTCTGATCGAACGCTAATGGACGTTATTTGTGGAAATCGAATTACTGATCCAGAAGCGCTTTTAATAAACAGAGAAGAGTTTTCGTTTATTGAAGGAAAGATGAGTGAGATTTTAAGTGAGTTAGAACGACAAGTACTTATGCTTTATTTAGATGGTCGGACTTATCAAGAGATTTCGGTGGATCTAAAGCGTCATGTAAAATCAATTGATAATGCCTTGCAACGAGTAAAGCGGAAGCTAGAACGCTATGTTGAATTAAAGAGCGTCATGCTATAA
- a CDS encoding Mini-ribonuclease 3: MDWKQLNGLALAYMGDAVFEKRVRFELLKEGAVRPNKLHRAATTYVSAKAQSYILHELENRGLLTDADFAVIKRGRNAKSHTVPKNTDVATYKNSTGFEALLGYLYVLEETERLEQLLSQSIQIIKDKGGQNS; the protein is encoded by the coding sequence ATGGATTGGAAACAGTTGAATGGTTTAGCCCTCGCCTATATGGGGGATGCCGTCTTTGAGAAGCGTGTTCGATTTGAGCTTCTCAAGGAAGGCGCGGTACGTCCGAATAAACTGCACCGTGCAGCTACGACGTACGTTTCCGCTAAGGCGCAGTCTTATATTCTTCATGAATTAGAGAATCGGGGATTGTTGACAGACGCAGACTTTGCTGTCATAAAAAGAGGTAGAAATGCAAAATCACACACAGTTCCTAAAAACACAGATGTGGCAACGTATAAAAATTCAACAGGGTTTGAAGCACTTTTGGGCTATTTATATGTACTAGAAGAGACAGAGCGACTCGAACAATTGTTAAGTCAATCGATTCAAATTATTAAAGACAAAGGAGGGCAGAATTCATGA
- a CDS encoding class I SAM-dependent methyltransferase, which yields MSDHYYSHSPNAKSEERTWRYTLRGHQFSFTTDRGVFSKGEVDFGSRLLIETFQAPEIDGSILDVGCGYGPIGLALAKEYRDRSVVMMDVNERACTLAEKNATANGVTNCDIRCYENGVNELRDSDAFASVVTNPPIRAGKETVHEIYEDAYERLLPGGELWVVIQKKQGAPSTKKKLEDLFGEESVEVKAKDKGYFIFFARKN from the coding sequence TTGAGTGACCATTATTATTCCCATTCACCAAATGCTAAAAGCGAAGAGCGAACGTGGCGTTATACGTTAAGAGGGCATCAATTTTCGTTTACTACCGATAGGGGTGTCTTTTCAAAAGGTGAAGTAGATTTTGGTAGCAGGCTCTTGATTGAAACCTTTCAGGCACCAGAAATCGATGGAAGTATTCTTGATGTTGGTTGTGGTTATGGCCCTATTGGGTTAGCTCTTGCTAAAGAATATCGAGATCGTTCCGTTGTCATGATGGATGTGAATGAGCGCGCATGCACACTCGCGGAAAAAAACGCAACAGCGAATGGTGTAACGAACTGTGACATTCGTTGTTATGAGAATGGTGTAAATGAGTTACGAGATTCGGACGCGTTTGCTTCAGTGGTGACGAACCCGCCTATACGAGCTGGTAAAGAGACTGTTCATGAAATCTATGAAGATGCGTATGAGAGGTTGCTTCCAGGAGGAGAGCTTTGGGTCGTGATCCAAAAGAAGCAAGGAGCGCCATCAACGAAAAAAAAGTTAGAAGATTTGTTTGGAGAAGAGTCGGTTGAAGTGAAGGCAAAGGATAAGGGGTATTTCATCTTTTTTGCAAGAAAAAATTGA
- the nusG gene encoding transcription termination/antitermination protein NusG: MEKNWFVVHTYSGYENKVKANLEKRVESMEMTDHIFRVLVPVEEETETKNGKTKQVTKKVFPGYVLVEMVMTDDSWYVVRNTPGVTGFVGSAGAGSKPTALMPDEVDRILKQMGVEEQLMEVDFEIKESVKVKTGPFADFVGTIEEIQLDKQKLKVHVNMFGRETPIELEFAQVEKIS; encoded by the coding sequence ATGGAAAAGAATTGGTTTGTAGTACACACGTATTCAGGTTATGAAAATAAAGTAAAAGCAAATCTAGAAAAACGTGTGGAATCGATGGAAATGACAGATCACATTTTCCGCGTGCTCGTTCCGGTTGAAGAAGAAACGGAAACGAAAAACGGGAAAACAAAGCAAGTAACAAAGAAAGTCTTCCCTGGATACGTATTAGTGGAAATGGTTATGACGGATGATTCATGGTATGTTGTACGTAACACACCAGGGGTAACCGGATTTGTTGGATCAGCAGGTGCAGGTTCTAAACCGACAGCGCTTATGCCTGATGAAGTTGATCGCATCCTTAAACAAATGGGCGTAGAAGAACAGCTTATGGAAGTGGACTTTGAAATTAAAGAGTCTGTTAAAGTGAAAACAGGTCCATTTGCAGACTTTGTCGGTACGATTGAAGAGATTCAGCTAGATAAACAGAAGCTAAAAGTTCATGTAAACATGTTCGGTAGAGAAACGCCAATTGAATTAGAATTTGCGCAAGTTGAAAAGATTTCTTAA
- the rlmB gene encoding 23S rRNA (guanosine(2251)-2'-O)-methyltransferase RlmB: protein MKKKERTNVKKEKPQLNQRKRPQKPVEPVNDPQSEFVTGKNPVIESLKSGREIHKVWIGEGSQRGQMTAIIQSAKEKNILVQTAPKKKLDQLVGHSNHQGVVASIAAYRYAEIDDLFEKAKEKDEEPFFLILDEIEDPHNLGSIMRTADAVGAHGIIIPKRRAVGLTQTVAKSSTGAIEYIPVVRVTNIPRTMDDLKKRGLWFAGTDAKGEQDYHQGSFDMPLGLVIGSEGKGISRLVKEKCDFLLQIPMVGQVTSLNASVAASLLMYEVFRKRKGLN from the coding sequence ATGAAAAAGAAAGAACGAACAAACGTGAAAAAAGAAAAGCCTCAATTAAATCAACGAAAACGACCGCAAAAACCAGTGGAGCCAGTGAATGATCCCCAGAGTGAATTTGTGACAGGAAAAAATCCAGTCATTGAATCATTAAAATCAGGACGAGAGATTCATAAAGTTTGGATTGGTGAGGGGTCTCAGCGTGGACAAATGACAGCCATTATTCAGTCAGCAAAAGAAAAGAATATTCTTGTTCAAACTGCCCCTAAAAAGAAGCTTGATCAACTAGTTGGACATTCAAACCACCAAGGCGTTGTGGCTTCAATTGCAGCCTATCGTTATGCTGAAATAGACGATTTGTTTGAGAAAGCGAAAGAGAAAGATGAAGAACCGTTCTTTCTTATCCTTGATGAAATTGAAGACCCACATAACCTAGGTTCTATCATGCGAACAGCGGACGCCGTCGGGGCACACGGCATTATCATCCCGAAGCGACGTGCAGTTGGCCTTACGCAAACAGTTGCGAAGTCTTCAACGGGTGCCATTGAGTATATTCCAGTTGTACGTGTGACAAATATTCCAAGAACGATGGACGATTTAAAGAAGCGCGGCTTATGGTTTGCGGGTACCGATGCAAAAGGTGAACAAGATTATCATCAAGGTTCTTTTGATATGCCATTAGGTCTTGTTATTGGCAGTGAAGGAAAAGGAATTAGCCGATTGGTTAAAGAGAAGTGTGACTTCCTGTTGCAAATCCCTATGGTCGGTCAGGTGACGTCACTTAATGCTTCAGTTGCTGCAAGTTTATTAATGTATGAAGTGTTCAGGAAACGAAAAGGACTAAACTAA
- the cysE gene encoding serine O-acetyltransferase: protein MRTMLSDIDVVFDRDPAARNRLEIIFTYSGVHAVWGHRIAHALWKRGCFFLARLLSQFTRFLTGIEIHPAAQIGERLFIDHGMGVVIGETCEIGNDVTIFQGVTLGGTGKEKGKRHPTVKDGALIATGAKVLGSFTIGEQARIGAGSVVLNEVPPYSTVVGIPGKIVIKNGKKVASAHTLDHSLPDPIADSISEMEKEIQRLKHECVRLSEEKDGSIH, encoded by the coding sequence ATGCGTACCATGCTTAGTGACATAGATGTTGTGTTTGACCGAGATCCTGCAGCAAGAAACCGATTAGAAATTATTTTTACGTACTCAGGTGTGCATGCCGTTTGGGGGCACCGTATCGCACATGCACTATGGAAAAGAGGCTGTTTTTTTCTAGCTCGATTGCTTTCACAGTTTACGCGTTTTTTGACGGGTATAGAAATCCATCCTGCTGCCCAAATTGGAGAAAGACTTTTTATTGACCATGGTATGGGTGTTGTCATTGGTGAAACGTGTGAAATAGGTAATGATGTCACCATTTTTCAAGGTGTTACGTTAGGCGGAACAGGTAAAGAAAAAGGGAAGAGGCATCCTACAGTGAAAGACGGGGCGCTCATTGCGACAGGAGCAAAAGTGCTAGGGTCCTTTACGATTGGTGAGCAAGCTCGAATCGGAGCAGGCTCGGTTGTTTTAAATGAAGTGCCGCCCTATTCAACGGTTGTGGGCATTCCAGGGAAAATCGTCATTAAAAATGGAAAGAAAGTTGCTTCAGCGCATACATTAGACCATTCATTACCCGATCCGATTGCAGACAGTATTTCAGAAATGGAAAAAGAAATTCAGCGTTTAAAGCATGAGTGTGTACGGCTTTCGGAGGAAAAAGACGGTTCAATTCATTAA
- the rpmG gene encoding 50S ribosomal protein L33 yields the protein MKKRILACERCQGRNYSYPADNNTHTRLEMKKFCKRCNEHTLHLETK from the coding sequence ATGAAAAAACGTATATTGGCTTGTGAACGTTGCCAAGGGAGAAATTACTCGTACCCAGCGGATAATAATACGCACACCCGATTAGAAATGAAGAAATTTTGCAAACGATGCAATGAACATACGCTCCATTTGGAAACAAAATAA
- the rplJ gene encoding 50S ribosomal protein L10 — protein MSSIIEQKQQVVAEIAGKLKDSKSTIVVDYRGLNVAQVTELRKQLREAGVEYKVYKNTLVRRATAETGLSGLDEHLVGPTAIAFGAEDVIAPAKVLNEFAKKNEALEIKTGVIEGEVATAADVKALAELPSRDGLLSMLANVLQAPVRQFALATKAVAEQKEEQGA, from the coding sequence ATGAGCAGTATTATCGAGCAAAAACAACAAGTTGTAGCTGAAATTGCTGGAAAGCTAAAAGACAGCAAGTCAACGATTGTTGTTGACTATCGTGGTCTTAATGTTGCGCAAGTAACAGAGCTTCGTAAGCAACTACGTGAAGCAGGTGTTGAGTATAAAGTTTACAAAAACACACTTGTACGTCGTGCTACAGCTGAGACAGGCCTTTCTGGACTTGATGAGCACCTTGTTGGACCAACTGCAATCGCATTTGGTGCAGAAGATGTTATCGCTCCAGCTAAAGTTCTTAATGAATTTGCGAAGAAGAACGAAGCGCTTGAAATTAAAACAGGTGTAATCGAAGGTGAAGTTGCAACAGCGGCAGATGTGAAAGCATTAGCTGAGCTTCCATCTCGTGACGGTTTACTTTCAATGCTTGCAAACGTGCTTCAAGCACCAGTACGTCAGTTCGCGCTTGCTACAAAAGCAGTTGCAGAACAAAAAGAAGAACAAGGCGCGTAA
- the secE gene encoding preprotein translocase subunit SecE: MADERKGPVAFLRNVGKEMKRVSWPTRKELTRYTLVVLATLAIMVGFFFLVDEAISFLLRFLQ, translated from the coding sequence ATGGCTGATGAAAGAAAAGGTCCTGTGGCGTTTCTTCGTAATGTAGGCAAAGAAATGAAGCGAGTCTCATGGCCAACAAGAAAAGAACTTACGCGATATACATTAGTTGTACTAGCAACGCTCGCAATTATGGTTGGTTTCTTTTTCCTAGTGGACGAAGCCATTTCGTTTTTATTACGATTTTTACAGTAG
- the cysS gene encoding cysteine--tRNA ligase: MLRIYNSLTNKKEEFKPMVPGKVKMYFCGPTVYNFIHIGNARPPIVYDMVRRYLTYRGFDVTFISNFTDVDDKIIRAAQELGEEVFDVAERFIEAYHTDTAALNVKKADLHPRVTETMDDIIDFIRQLEGKGFAYEAGGDVYFRTRKFDDYGKLSGQSLNELRSGARIGVDERKEDAVDFVLWKAAKPDEISWESPWGNGRPGWHIECSAMIRKNLGDTIDIHAGGKDLTFPHHENEIAQSEALTGKTLANYWMHNGFVNINNEKMSKSLGNFVLAHDIIQQFPAEVVRYFMLSTHYRTPINFSDELLTSAGTSLERLKNAVTNIQHRLNETVDLGESGDWLEKVASFKQRFIEEMDDDFNSANAISVLFDLAKEANVYTSEAQTSKRVLEAFLQLFEEISDVLGLELTRAEELLDDEVETLIQERDEARKSRNFARADEIRDLLKEKKILLEDTPQGVRWKRG; encoded by the coding sequence ATGTTAAGAATCTATAATAGCTTAACGAATAAAAAAGAGGAATTTAAACCGATGGTACCTGGAAAAGTGAAGATGTATTTCTGTGGACCAACGGTTTACAATTTTATACACATTGGAAATGCTAGACCTCCAATTGTGTACGATATGGTCCGACGTTATTTAACGTATCGTGGTTTTGATGTAACGTTCATTTCAAATTTCACTGACGTTGATGATAAAATTATTCGCGCTGCACAAGAGCTTGGTGAAGAAGTCTTTGATGTAGCAGAACGATTTATTGAAGCGTACCATACAGATACTGCTGCATTGAATGTGAAAAAAGCAGATCTCCATCCTCGTGTAACAGAAACAATGGATGACATTATTGATTTTATTAGACAGCTTGAAGGAAAAGGATTTGCTTACGAAGCCGGTGGCGATGTTTACTTTCGAACAAGGAAGTTTGATGATTATGGAAAACTCTCAGGCCAATCGTTAAATGAATTGCGGAGTGGAGCTCGAATTGGTGTAGATGAGCGTAAAGAGGATGCAGTTGATTTTGTTCTGTGGAAAGCAGCTAAGCCTGACGAAATTTCCTGGGAAAGTCCATGGGGCAACGGACGCCCTGGCTGGCATATTGAATGTTCAGCAATGATCCGAAAAAATTTAGGTGACACAATCGACATTCATGCAGGCGGGAAAGACTTAACGTTCCCTCACCATGAAAATGAAATTGCGCAATCTGAAGCATTAACAGGGAAAACATTAGCAAATTATTGGATGCATAATGGATTTGTTAACATTAATAACGAGAAAATGTCGAAATCTCTTGGTAACTTTGTGCTTGCACATGACATCATTCAACAATTCCCGGCAGAAGTAGTGCGATACTTTATGTTGTCCACTCATTATCGTACGCCCATTAACTTTAGTGATGAATTGTTAACAAGTGCAGGAACAAGTCTCGAACGCTTAAAAAATGCTGTCACAAATATCCAGCATCGCTTAAATGAAACGGTTGATTTAGGGGAAAGTGGTGATTGGTTGGAGAAGGTTGCGTCCTTTAAACAGCGATTTATAGAGGAAATGGACGATGATTTTAATAGTGCGAATGCAATAAGTGTCCTATTTGATCTAGCGAAAGAGGCTAACGTTTATACGAGCGAGGCGCAAACATCTAAGCGCGTCTTGGAAGCATTTTTGCAGCTGTTTGAAGAGATTAGCGACGTACTTGGCTTGGAGCTAACTCGAGCAGAGGAACTGTTAGATGATGAGGTTGAAACGCTCATTCAAGAAAGGGATGAAGCTCGGAAATCGAGAAATTTTGCTCGTGCAGATGAGATTCGTGACCTTTTAAAAGAAAAAAAGATCTTGTTAGAGGATACGCCTCAAGGTGTAAGGTGGAAACGAGGATAA
- the rplA gene encoding 50S ribosomal protein L1 has protein sequence MAKKGKKYTDALKLVDRDASYQAEEAIELVKKTSIAKFDETVEVAVRLGVDPKKADQQIRGAVVLPHGTGKTQRVLVFAKGEKAKEAEAAGADFVGEDDLINKINQGWFDFDVIVATPDMMAQVGRLGRVLGPKGLMPNPKTGTVTFDVTKAVEEIKAGKVEYRVDKSGNIHVPIGKVSFDSAKLTDNFKTIIETLHKVKPAAAKGTYVKNIAVASTMGPGVRVVTSAYSK, from the coding sequence ATGGCTAAAAAAGGTAAGAAATATACAGACGCTTTGAAGCTTGTTGATCGCGATGCGTCATACCAAGCAGAAGAAGCTATTGAATTAGTGAAAAAAACATCTATCGCTAAGTTTGATGAAACAGTAGAAGTTGCTGTTCGTCTTGGCGTTGACCCTAAAAAAGCAGACCAGCAAATCCGTGGAGCAGTTGTGCTTCCACACGGAACTGGTAAAACGCAACGCGTTCTTGTATTTGCTAAAGGTGAAAAAGCAAAAGAAGCTGAAGCAGCTGGAGCAGACTTCGTTGGAGAAGATGATTTAATTAATAAAATCAATCAAGGTTGGTTTGACTTTGATGTAATCGTTGCAACTCCAGACATGATGGCTCAAGTTGGTCGCCTTGGTCGTGTGCTTGGACCAAAAGGTCTTATGCCGAACCCGAAAACAGGAACTGTTACGTTTGATGTAACAAAAGCTGTTGAAGAAATCAAAGCTGGTAAGGTAGAATACCGCGTTGATAAGTCAGGAAACATCCATGTACCAATTGGTAAAGTTTCTTTTGACTCAGCGAAGCTTACGGATAACTTCAAAACAATTATTGAAACACTTCACAAAGTAAAGCCTGCTGCAGCAAAAGGAACATATGTTAAGAACATTGCAGTAGCTTCAACAATGGGCCCTGGTGTCCGCGTTGTTACTTCAGCTTACTCTAAATAA